In Plasmodium gaboni strain SY75 chromosome 14, whole genome shotgun sequence, one genomic interval encodes:
- a CDS encoding hypothetical protein (conserved Plasmodium protein, unknown function) — MEKKWIQEKCVEYNLRKMKQDQKINEKDNNAIHKNSCHIIEETDEKYKKTKEIIIINNNYGFINKNNNIKNKHTECINNNVNNLQYNNIQSNHTFNVLQKNYINDTKIFNDDLKLKGESQISYIPNNICKDEEKQENYNTFYNNDNIDSINNNDNSHPFYKEDIILLKKKKENLINKNMSLNKSISINNINEPEEHIKEKFIKNNNSHEIKINNNNNNNNNNNNNNNNNNNNNNNYGDDDYNNYYSYNNINNNNNNNNNPLLAHENLCDYKDINIMKNNMEDENLKLKTNKKTKNLTNDYINKSYYEDIKNIDSNNCMSFLGNIYQLDTRAPSVSQSIAYNTSNFYMENEKIKHIQNDKQINNEDIKFEDHNKKEYIFHHKKNINNNSKINMYSNKDNEEIYNYQVISDKVEKNDYAIRNINNVNNNTYKSINQQMVYDFKSDILITRQKKNLKLKKKKEQKKEKLKENEEGNVKEKQQNNEYEKYEKNENIEKNEKIEKNEKIEKNEKNENIEKNEKYEKIEKYEKIEQNEKIIKKIDKINKKKRLKLTNKYNNNYKLFKSFVFSLNNPIDFSPSSKEQDSAYMKYKNLKNEKYDLMNKVSTYKKFDQIFFSEDFITYDFQWFESDGVVSSYAYDFSFFDEADKSMVSLDIIDKDEEHDTEKSNNSYNSHNDHSILHTHTHTHIHKNNEDYTKDENHLKYNIQPHINNDISNMIHMNDYQKKEQNNKNNIDEDKNVYMQNENDFVIMYSKIINISFIYSPDMLKHYNHPSINLFNTNKTDHITTKDANTNIIYTNKNDKDIDKTFNITNNQTAIKYDNNRNNDKPQEPTGQIFDNTQVESINEYDMKISNNKKNIQRNIQKNIQKNIQRNIQKNIQKNIQKNIQKNIQKNIQKNILEMNSQDVFISDIKEEKEEKKKHLNNKIKKHLNSMNVRIIIKEWYIDYGLYPNSIPYIYVISTNNNRYRLDKPLADYYHIFTKVKQKFEITTRILKTLQVYPNMSYNRLMSYLTLYNSIKKKMKIINDEDQSYIPIGYTKNEENKTLEEIEKWDKNINIKTSNFYNQHSSDKIKNDDSINDDEIHYQNISNEDNLDRNNNEFLSDNLSYYESCTSDFKERDIKNEQMNNEIKNKDTIPTMRRDKYDVIPKNMNLSEKNGTGVYIMPDGTKSKKCSWGAPYAVFECDKKKIINLYYFIKKEIKLLECFNINHLLDTPFMKTLEEKYYAQCDKLREQKKKTMQHNDINIIDSIDNVDGKDISFNVHDKDATSNIHDKDTTSNVQDKDATSHIHDKDTTSNVQDKDATSNIHDKDTTSNIHDKNTTSNVHDKDTTSNIHDKDTTSNIHDKDTTSNVQDKNNIFKMENVTLNEQNNNIVDKKNSTIENVYNKNDEYSKDTCILKNGKDLEIDIIINEKNKNIINEEHINKDNKIEEKEFNMKIQNEISHITFNNNVNKICELPLHIIVPLENENILKIWSFFNNFKDDIFHINIPLKKIEDIFLFKRNIFNKEIIYYSIINSTYLKEYVEKHNLLYKLFLKMSNNINKKKKNTFTNINIKDNILKTLLILLHYSLIRKKNFEDIQKSESNTSKKIKEKYIIKNEEYNIYQMMDEYEFPLMNNFCRLEFKKNIEMDTDNIITDDIDNKNKRCDDKNINSDENNNNCDENNKNSDKNINSDKNINSDENNKNSDENKEDREEKKRIIPNDKMCTEEYKIKVLLLEDIKRQCIRYHNKNKKKFIKKYEMDTYSLYNRNYEENIYRIATRRRKINKSIRKMRPIRPLRQLRKIRQIRQIRQINEKRKKKRKRKRRIRITRRRKKNEENDTCSITDNRNMKILSNNISKDYIYDNYIYDNYIYSHKNNINYNNYISDTLSYINSEDSLQPFTRKRRKKKKKKRRTRKRYLDNDLYNSQNEYMLPKMDNLQHKEMNIKQNMNNYIPQENINYNNTKKQYIHNNNNNNNDISCDNINYDNNKFDLFNYENTALDNTYNSFSSENYYVDDKTNIIFCSKDTAKYYMDIINNKEKDDILNEKKTNDQVNSIKDNGLIEEQNEHICKNEKNMNHINDELVEEKIKLYDKQDVKENLNKNESFNSIEETSTSSICEEIPSYLNSYNEKEEYEEDITNDTYKNILSNVFVNRNKKKMIFEKYDDIRILDNISWTILLKKYIFMILYTMKHCIIFNDKEEKKGDINIGDDKNGLTDKCHNIDTCKNIDNFKIDEYDNKNENINDDNKIGVTINESSDILKDNNNNNNNNNNNILNNEENNSKNVIDNNLNVKEVITNNTDKEELLYDPYLKTNDSTDILDDILSCYNENVDIEDDKCYHINMSHNLNGEKNKKNMFNNLTCLYSVNLDNINLIKYKMMWLLNVNKKYLKYNELVDLIDIWNFLCKENNTYEMLNETDKMKIIIFFINIIKDSNICNEFVKRNISSNKALFHIDHLNNSMNYILDEQKQNNIIKQNDVSNMSLNIKEINTNSLLYKCENINVSTKEEEKNILSYVSNNKVINNNNNNNNNNKNDLNMDHLKSEKINIIPLQNKLFKPTNGLTDKDINHNTCNNSNICIMKNEYLGDDRYDNKYYYLADIFGYINRIYVLYSNNKKVRNDESDNSYRENNNNNNNDDNNNNNNNNDEYDNNNCSNIPEEIINSFMSYHIQQNTNTTKVSKGSINIGYIEGIHNIDLFINNFDTSIYKETNLKKKFIEIKDIILSEELNILKNNFKKEKCNIKEVNHNKYNDNNLEGTITDMGDEESLNHINDFILNDQNFDKDYIGRKISESPTKRRNPDRFTPVNENNQSKGNNQSKGNNQSKGNNQSKGNNQNKGNNKKDIKENIKSEEKIIYFTENEKLFEQVFFICEKILHFRKEINNLLSVTYERQIDRKIYNFINYSMHHIINGTVTKNTIKLIFNKYIHILYIIEKCMCSNNPCYFIKKKWIPLFHKQWNDDIELIQNQIEDNMDVLNIFDILPLLNIYFNFFYIYGINIKALYKWKNYNIEQRILSKYNEESILWSNEVKYLEKFFMKDYNKNYEKMIARKNKKNELEQKIKDQPKREVNKNINDENIKDDENVKDDENIKDDENIKDDENIKDDENIKDEQKMNDDGNIKDEQKMNDDGNIKDEQNNKDEQNNKDQQNNKDQQKINKIIKMNKIIKINKIIKINKIIKINKILRMTTKLVIMKILKMKKSKVKNHQLMKKTQKMKLLSKKEKKMNALRKNLFEYMPFQKNEKYYYFKEGHMEHINKFKDYHTIYKKDDNLDEFASVEQLHVHDIKIYFIPKIQKTNQEDKNKQRNKNDTNVEQQNMLLHTCQKEQYPLHGNIIRNNKHYDNYNNNCWKCIKEYPIHNITSFTKLKKKKKKNTHIRKDYINNNQIEYTFEELQLTQNMKKKKKPKMKKKKNQTFHIINNEMINDRIYHKLYNDIFEIKNKIQNNDHIINEKKVNIFNSKNASDIGNITNTINLTINDNVSSVYHHIMNKDQNIVQKNDIYNNNNYINQSENHINNHNDIYNNHNQSCLLLCQLHCTILSRQHEIADILYKKLNFENKNTTIQNNIKHTNIYLFNLYFDENMKTLLYIIPSKKIYKSLNSNWKVGLKCRIQKPLCATNYNAYSATIRKIIYDPQHLWKCVTVKKDTQKFNKNSINQKVNFWELTKKKNV, encoded by the exons atggaaaaaaaatggataCAAGAAAAGTGTGTCGAATATAATCTAAGAAAAATGAAACAAGatcaaaaaattaatgaaaaGGACAATAATGCTATCCATAAAAATAGTTGTCATATTATTGAAGAAACGgatgaaaaatataaaaaaacaaaagaaataataataataaataataattatggattcataaataaaaataacaatataaaaaataaacacACTGAATGTATTAACAATAATGTTAATAAtttacaatataataatatacaaagTAATCATACTTTTAATGTATTAcaaaagaattatataaatgacacaaaaatatttaatgaTGATCTAAAATTAAAAGGTGAATCACAAATTAGTTATATTcctaataatatatgtaaagATGAGGAGAAAcaagaaaattataatactttttataacaacgataatattgatagtatcaataataatgataattcTCATCCTTTTTACAAGGAAGACATAATATTGttgaagaagaaaaaggaaaatctaattaataagaatatgtctttaaataaatctatatccattaataatataaatgagCCAGAGGAGcatataaaagaaaaattcataaaaaataacaattCCCACGaaataaagataaataataataacaataataataacaataataataataacaataataataacaataataataataataattatggtgatgatgattataataattattattcatataataatataaataataataataataataataataatccATTATTAGCACATGAAAATTTGTGTGattataaagatataaatattatgaaaaataatatggaagatgaaaatttaaaattaaaaacaaacaaaaaaacaaaaaatttaacaaatgattatataaataaatcttattatgaagatataaaaaatatagatagTAATAATTGTATGTCCTTTCTAGGTAATATTTATCAATTAGATACAAGAGCTCCTAGTGTTTCTCAATCTATTGCATATAATACTtcaaatttttatatggaaaatgaaaaaataaaacatatacaaaatgataaacaaataaataatgaagacATAAAATTTGAAGAccataataaaaaggaatatatatttcatcacaaaaaaaatattaataataattcaaaaataaatatgtattcTAACAAGgataatgaagaaatatataattatcaaGTAATATCTGATAAGgtagaaaaaaatgattacGCTATAAGAAACAttaataatgtaaataataatacttaTAAATCAATTAATCAACAAATGGTATATGATTTTAAAAGTGATATCCTAATAACaagacaaaaaaaaaatttgaaattaaaaaaaaaaaaagaacagAAAAAGGAAAAGCTAAAGGAAAATGAAGAAGGAAATGTAAAGGAAAAGcaacaaaataatgaatatgaaaaatatgaaaaaaatgaaaatattgaaaaaaatgaaaaaattgaaaaaaatgaaaaaattgaaaaaaatgaaaaaaatgaaaatattgaaaaaaatgaaaaatatgaaaaaattgaaaaatatgaaaaaattgagcaaaatgaaaaaataataaaaaagatagataaaataaataaaaagaaacGTCTTAAACTTAccaataaatataataataattataaacTTTTTAAAAGTTTTGTCTTTTCACTTAATAATCCAATTGATTTTTCTCCTTCATCAAAAGAACAAGATTCAGcttatatgaaatataaaaatttaaaaaatgaaaaatatgatttAATGAATAAAGTTTCcacatataaaaaatttgatCAAATTTTCTTTTCCGAGGATTTTATTACTTATGATTTTCAATGGTTTGAATCAGATGGTGTTGTATCTTCTTATGCATATGACTTTTCCTTTTTTGATGAAGCTGACAAATCCATGGTATCCTTAGATATCATAGATAAAGATGAAGAGCATGACACAGAAAAGTCTAATAATTCTTATAACTCTCATAATGATCATTCCATATTACATACACATACACATACGCATATACATAAGAATAATGAGGATTACACAAAGGATGAAAATCATctaaaatataacataCAGCCACATATAAACAATGATATATCTAATATGATCCATATGAATGATTACCagaaaaaagaacaaaataataagaacAATATAGATGaagataaaaatgtatatatgcaaaatgaaaatgattTCGTAATTATGTATTccaaaataattaatataagttttatatattctcCTGATATGTTAAAACATTATAATCATCCATCTATTAATTTGtttaatacaaataaaacAGATCACATAACAACAAAGGACGcaaatacaaatataatatatactaATAAGAATGACAAAGATATAGATAaaacatttaatataacaaataatcAAACAGctataaaatatgataataatagGAATAATGATAAACCACAGGAACCAACTGGGCAAATATTTGATAATACTCAAGTGGAGAgtataaatgaatatgatatgaaaatatcaaataataaaaaaaatattcaaagaaatattcaaaaaaatattcaaaaaaatattcaaagaaatattcaaaaaaatattcaaaaaaatattcaaaaaaatattcaaaaaaatattcaaaaaaatattcaaaaaaatattctaGAAATGAATTCACAAGATGTATTTATTTCAGATattaaagaagaaaaagaagaaaaaaaaaaacatttaaataataaaataaaaaaacatttaaaTAGTATGAATGTAAGAATTATCATAAAAGAATGGTATATAGATTATGGATTATATCCAAATTCTATtccttatatatatgtcatatctacaaataataatagatATCGTCTAGATAAACCGTTAGCTGATTATTACCATATTTTTACAAAGGTCAAGCAAAAATTTGAAATAACCACAAGGATTCTCAAAACCTTACAAGTGTATCCTAATATGTCTTATAACAGGTTGATGTCTTATttaacattatataattctataaaaaaaaaaatgaaaataataaatgatgaagatCAATCTTATATACCTATTGgatatacaaaaaatgaagaaaataaaacacttgaagaaatagaaaaatgggataaaaatattaatataaaaacatcTAATTTTTACAATCAACATTCTAGTgacaaaataaaaaatgatgattcaataaatgatgatgaaatacattatcaaaatatttcaaatgAAGATAATTTAGATAGAAATAACAATGAATTTCTTAGTGACAATTTATCTTATTATGAAAGTTGCACATCCGATTTTAAAGAAAgagatataaaaaatgaacaaatgaataatgaaataaaaaataaagatacTATTCCTACAATGAGAAGAGATAAATATGATGTTATTccaaaaaatatgaatttatCAGAAAAAAATGGTACGGGTGTTTATATTATGCCTGATGGTActaaaagtaaaaaatgTTCTTGGGGTGCACCCTATGCTGTCTTTGAATgtgataaaaaaaaaataattaatttatattattttatcaagaaggaaataaaattgttggaatgttttaatattaatcaTTTGTTGGATACTCCTTTTATGAAAACGttagaagaaaaatattatgcTCAATGTGATAAGCTGCGTGAACAGAAAAAGAAAACTATGCAAcataatgatattaatattattgataGTATTGATAATGTTGATGGTAAGGATATAAGTTTTAATGTTCATGATAAGGACGCCACTTCTAATATTCATGATAAGGATACAACTTCTAATGTTCAAGATAAGGACGCCACTTCTCATATTCATGATAAGGATACAACTTCTAATGTTCAAGATAAGGACGCCACTTCTAATATTCATGATAAGGATACAACTTCTAATATTCATGATAAGAACACAACTTCTAATGTTCATGATAAGGACACAACTTCTAATATTCATGATAAGGACACAACTTCTAATATTCATGATAAGGACACAACTTCTAATGTTCAAGATAAGAATAACATATTTAAGATGGAAAATGTCACAttaaatgaacaaaataacaatattgTTGATAAGAAAAATTCGACTATAgaaaatgtatataataaaaatgatgaatattcaaaagatacatgtatattaaaaaatggaaaagACTTAGAAATAgacataataataaatgaaaagaataaaaatataataaatgaagaacatataaataaagataataaaatagaagAAAAGGAGTTTAATATGAAGAtacaaaatgaaatatcacatattacatttaataataatgtaaataaaatttgTGAATTACCATTACATATTATAGTACCTTTAGAAAATGagaatattttaaagatTTGGTCTTTCTTTAATAATTTCAAAGATGATATCTTCCATATTAATATACCTCTAAAAAAGATagaagatatatttttattcaaaagaaatatatttaataaagagattatttattattcaattattaatagtacttatttaaaagaatatgtagaaaaacataatttgttatacaaattattcttaaaaatgtcgaataatataaataaaaaaaaaaaaaatacatttacaaatataaatattaaagacaatattttaaaaaccttgttaatattattacattattcattaataagaaaaaaaaattttgaagATATACAAAAGAGTGAAAGTAATACtagtaaaaaaataaaagaaaaatatataattaaaaatgaggaatataatatatatcaaatgATGGATGAATATGAATTTCCTTTGatgaataatttttgtaggttggaatttaaaaaaaatatcgAAATGGATACTGACAATATTATAACAGATgatattgataataaaaataaacgttgtgatgataaaaatataaatagtgatgaaaataataataattgtgatgaaaataataaaaatagtgataaaaatataaatagtgataaaaatataaatagtgatgaaaataataaaaatagtgATGAAAATAAGGAAGATagagaagaaaaaaaaagaattattcCAAATGATAAAATGTGCACggaagaatataaaattaaagtACTATTATTAGAAGATATTAAACGTCAATGTATAAgatatcataataaaaataaaaaaaaattcataaaaaaatatgaaatgGATActtattcattatataatagaaATTATGAAGAAAACATTTATAGAATTGCCACAAGAAGgagaaaaataaataaatctATCAGAAAAATGAGACCAATAAGACCATTAAGACaattaagaaaaataagACAAATAAGACAAATAAGacaaataaatgaaaaaagaaaaaagaaaagaaaaagaaaaagaagaataagaataactagaagaagaaaaaaaaatgaagaaaatgataCTTGTTCAATAACAGATAATagaaatatgaaaatattatcaaataatatatctaaagattatatatatgataattatatatatgataattatatatattcacataaaaataatattaattataataattatatatcagatacattatcatatataaattctGAAGATTCCTTACAACCTTTTAcaagaaaaagaagaaaaaaaaaaaaaaaaaaaagaagaacAAGAAAAAGATATCTAGACAATGATCTATATAATTCACAAAACGAATATATGCTACCAAAAATGGATAACTTACAACATAAAGAAATGAATATAAAGCAAAACatgaataattatattcctcaagaaaatattaattataataatacaaaaaaacaatatattcataataataataataataataatgacaTAAGTTGTGacaatataaattatgataataacaAGTTCGATCTTTttaattatgaaaatacCGCTTTAgataatacatataattctttttcaagtgaaaattattatgtgGATGACAAAACaaacattattttttgttctaAAGATACAGCcaaatattatatggatataataaataataaggaaaaagatgatatattaaatgaaaaaaaaactaaTGACCAAGTCAACAGCATAAAAGATAACGGATTAATAGAAGAACAAAATGAACATATTTGTAAAAAcgaaaaaaatatgaatcatataaatgatgaactagttgaagaaaaaataaaactaTATGACAAGCAAGATgttaaagaaaatttaaataaaaatgaatcTTTTAATAGTATAGAGGAAACATCTACATCGAGTATTTGTGAGGAAATACCATCATACTTAAATTCttataatgaaaaagaagaatatgaagaagatattacaaatgatacttataaaaatatattatcgAATGTGTTTGTAAACAgaaacaagaaaaaaatgatattcgaaaaatatgatgatattagaatattagataatatatcatGGACTATCTTGttgaagaaatatatttttatgattcTATATACTATGAAGcattgtattatatttaatgataaggaagaaaagaagggtgatattaatataggagatgataaaaatggaCTCACTGATAAGTGCCATAATATTGATACATGcaaaaatattgataattttaaaatCGATGAgtatgataataaaaatgaaaatattaatgatgataataaaattgGTGTTACAATAAATGAGTCCAGTGATATATTgaaagataataataataataataataataataataataatattttaaataatgaagagaataattcaaaaaatgTGATAGATAACAATTTAAATGTTAAAGAAGTTATAACTAATAATACTGATAAAGAAGAACTATTATATGATCcatatttaaaaacaaatgatAGTACTGATATATTAgatgatatattatcatGTTATAATGAGAACGTAGATATAGAGGATGACAAATGTTATCATATCAATATGTCTCATAATCTGAAtggagaaaaaaataaaaaaaatatgtttaaCAATTTAACTTGTTTATATAGTGTAAAtttagataatataaatttaattaaatataaaatgatgTGGTTACTTAATgtgaataaaaaatatttaaaatataatgaacTTGTTGATCTGATTGATATTTGGAACTTTTTAtgtaaagaaaataatacatatgaAATGTTAAATGAAACTgataaaatgaaaataataattttttttataaatataataaaagatagtaatatatgtaatgaatttgtaaaaagaaatattagTTCTAATAAAGCATTGTTCCATATTgatcatttaaataattctatgaattatatattagatgaacaaaaacaaaataatattataaaacaaaatgatgTTTCTAATATGtctttaaatattaaagaaataaatacaaatagcttattatataaatgtgaaaatattaatgtttctacaaaagaagaagaaaaaaatattctatCTTATGtaagtaataataaagtaataaataataataataataataataataataataagaatgaTCTCAATATGGATCATTTAAAGAgtgaaaaaataaatataataccCCTTCAAAACAAATTGTTCAAACCAACAAATGGTCTTACAGATAAGGatataaatcataatacttgtaataatagtaatatttgtattatgaaaaatgaatatttagGGGATGACAgatatgataataaatattattatcttgCAGATATTTTTGGTTATATAAATAGAATATATGTTCTTTAttctaataataaaaaggtAAGGAATGATGAAAGTGATAACTCATATAGAGAAaataacaacaacaataataatgatgataataataataataataataataatgatgaatatgataataataattgttCTAATATCCCTGAAGAGATaataaattcttttatGTCTTATCATATTCAACAAAACACAAATACAACAAAGGTTTCTAAGGGTAGTATAAATATTGGCTATATTGAAGGAATACATAATATCGatctttttattaacaATTTTGATACATCCATTTATAAAGAAACAAacttgaaaaaaaaatttatcgaaataaaagatattataCTGAGCgaagaattaaatattttaaagaataattttaaaaaagaaaaatgtaatattaaAGAGGTGAATCACaacaaatataatgataataatttagaAGGTACTATAACTGATATGGGCGATGAAGAAAGtttaaatcatataaatgattttatattaaatgacCAAAATTTTGATAAGGATTATATAGGAAGGAAAATATCTGAATCACCTACTAAAAGAAGAAATCCTGATAGGTTTACTCCTGTTAATGAGAATAATCAAAGTAAAGGAAATAATCAAAGTAAAGGAAATAATCAAAGTAAAGGAAATAATCAAAGTAAAGgaaataatcaaaataaaggaaataataaaaaagatataaaagaaaatataaagtCAGAAGAGaagattatatatttcacagaaaatgaaaaattatttgaaCAAGTTTTCTTTATTTGTGAAAAGATTCTTCATTTtagaaaagaaataaataatttattatctGTAACTTATGAAAGACAAATTgatagaaaaatatataattttataaattatagtatgcatcatattattaatggAACAGTAACAAAGAATActataaaattaatatttaataaatatatacatatcttatatataatagaaaaatGTATGTGTTCAAATAATCCTTGctattttataaaaaaaaaatggataCCCTTATTTCATAAACAATGGAATGATGATATTGAATTAATACAAAATCAAATCGAAGATAATATGGatgtattaaatatattcgATATTTTACCTctattaaatatatattttaatttcttctatatatatggaaTCAATATTAAAGCCTTATATAAATGGaagaattataatattgaGCAAAGAATATTGAGCAAATATAATGAAGAGTCTATTCTGTGGAGTAATGAAGTTAAATATTTGgaaaaattttttatgaaagattataataaaaattatgagAAAATGATTGCACgcaaaaataaaaaaaatgaacttgaacaaaaaataaaggatCAGCCAAAAAGAGAAgtaaacaaaaatattaatgatgaaaatattaaagatgatgaaaatgtaaaagatgatgaaaatattaaagatgatgaaaatataaaagatgatgaaaatattaaagatgatgaaaatattaaagatGAACAAAAAATGAATGATGATGGAAATATTAAGGATGAACAAAAAATGAATGATGATGGAAATATCAAGgatgaacaaaataataaggatgaacaaaataataaggatcaacaaaataataaagatcAACAAAAGAtcaacaaaataataaagatgaacaaaataataaagatcaacaaaataataaagatcaacaaaataataaagatcAACAAAATATTAAGGATGACCACAAAATTAGTGATCATGAAAATActaaaaatgaagaagtCCAAAGTGAAAAATCATCAACTGATGAAGAAGACACAGAAgatgaaattattatccaaaaaagaaaaaaaaatgaatgctttaagaaaaaatttatttgaatatatgCCTTTTCAAAAGAACGAAAAATATTACTACTTTAAAGAAGGACATATggaacatataaataagtTTAAAGATTATCATACAATTTATAAGAAGGATGATAATCTTGATGAATTTGCAAGTGTGGAACAACTACACGTACatgatattaaaatatattttattcctaaaatacaaaaaacAAACCaagaagataaaaataaacaaagaaacaaaaatgATACAAATGTAGAACAAcaaaatatgttattaCATACATGTCAAAAAGAACAATATCCATTACATGGAAATATAATTcgaaataataaacattatgataattataataataattgttGGAAGTGTATTAAAGAATATCctattcataatataacatcatttacaaaattgaaaaaaaaaaaaaaaaaaaatactcatataagaaaagattatataaataataatcaaataGAATATACATTTGAAGAATTACAATTAACacaaaatatgaaaaagaagaaaaaaccaaaaatgaaaaaaaaaaaaaatcaaacatttcatattattaataatgaaatgataaatgatcgtatatatcataaattatataatgatatatttgaaataaaaaataaaattcaAAACAATGATCATATTATCAACGAAAAGAAagttaatatatttaattcaAAAAATGCATCAGATATAGgaaatataacaaatacTATTAATTTAACAATTAATGATAATGTATCAAGTGTATATCATCATATCATGAATAAAGATCAAAATATAgtacaaaaaaatgatatatacaacaataataattatataaatcaaagtgaaaatcatataaataatcataatgATATATACAATAATCACAATCAATCATGTCTTTTATTATGTCAATTACATTGTACTATTTTATCACGTCAACATGAGATAGCTGATAtcttatataaaaaattaaattttgaaaataaaaatactactatacaaaataatataaaacatacaaatatttatttgttcaatttatattttgatgaaaatatgaaaacattattatacattATACCATCCAAAAA AATTTATAAATCCTTGAATAGTAATTGGAAGGTTGGTTTAAAATGTAGAATACAAAAGCCATTATGTGCTACTAATTATAATGCATATTCAGCTACAATCAGAAAg aTTATTTATGATCCTCAACATTTATGGAAATGTGTAACAGTGAAAAAAGACACTCAgaaatttaataaaaattcaaTAAATCAAAAAGTCAACTTTTGGGAATTAActaaaaagaaaaatgtgtaa